A genomic segment from Flavobacterium sp. 9R encodes:
- a CDS encoding carboxypeptidase-like regulatory domain-containing protein: MRYFVVFFFMLLSVSSFAQETNPTLKVSGTIVNDSNDQPLSYANIINVNKVKGTTTDTKGNFEIEVSQSDTLHVSLLGFQSIKVRVTNDWLKNKTTVIKLTEKAIALEEVIIRPFHLTGYLEVDSKLIPVKENFRYSISGLTAGYEGGQYSPDAFGKVLGSIFNPADMLYNFFGKKPKELRRLKDLKKDDTVRKALESKYDREMIATLLGIDKNEIPDILKRCNYSDAFIQTANDLQIMDAISGCYEEYKILKKK; the protein is encoded by the coding sequence ATGAGATATTTTGTAGTTTTCTTTTTTATGCTACTTTCAGTTAGCAGTTTCGCACAAGAAACCAACCCTACTTTAAAAGTTTCTGGAACCATCGTTAATGACAGCAATGACCAACCATTATCTTACGCTAACATCATCAACGTCAACAAAGTAAAAGGAACTACTACAGATACTAAAGGAAATTTTGAAATTGAAGTTTCACAAAGTGACACCTTACACGTCTCATTATTAGGTTTTCAATCCATCAAAGTTAGAGTTACAAACGACTGGTTGAAAAATAAAACCACCGTAATTAAACTGACAGAAAAAGCAATAGCCCTAGAAGAAGTAATTATTCGACCATTTCACCTCACAGGATATTTAGAAGTAGATTCAAAATTAATTCCAGTAAAAGAAAACTTCAGATATAGTATTTCAGGATTAACTGCTGGTTACGAAGGTGGACAATATTCACCTGATGCTTTCGGAAAAGTGCTAGGTTCTATTTTTAATCCTGCAGATATGTTATATAACTTTTTTGGTAAAAAACCGAAAGAGCTAAGACGCTTAAAGGATTTAAAGAAAGACGATACGGTACGCAAAGCATTAGAATCTAAGTACGATAGAGAGATGATTGCTACCTTATTAGGAATAGACAAAAATGAAATCCCAGACATCCTAAAACGATGCAATTATTCGGACGCATTTATTCAAACAGCCAATGATTTGCAAATTATGGATGCGATAAGTGGTTGCTATGAAGAATATAAAATCTTGAAGAAAAAATAA